From a region of the Theobroma cacao cultivar B97-61/B2 chromosome 8, Criollo_cocoa_genome_V2, whole genome shotgun sequence genome:
- the LOC18592478 gene encoding probable protein phosphatase 2C 11: MISSRNPDALFSGGGISFLTGSQSAKFSYGYSSFKGKRASMEDFYETRISEVDGQMVAFFGVFDGHGGSRTAEYLKNNLFKNLSTHPDFMKDTKTAIFEAFKQTDEDYLNEEKDQQKDAGSTASTAVLLGDRLLVANVGDSRVVACMAGSAVPLSTDHKPDRSDERQRIEEAGGFIIWAGTWRVGGVLAVSRAFGDKLLKPYVVAEPEIQEEEIGGVDFIIIASDGLWNVISNKDAVALVQDVTDAEAAARKLIKEAYARGSSDNITCVVVRFDSS; the protein is encoded by the exons CTTTCTCACTGGAAGTCAAAGTGCTAAATTCAGCTATGGATATTCCAGTTTCAAGGGCAAAAGGGCTTCAATGGAGGATTTCTACGAAACAAGGATATCTGAAGTTGATGGTCAGATGGTTGCCTTTTTTGGTGTTTTTGATG GTCATGGAGGTTCAAGAACTGCCGAGTATCttaaaaacaaccttttcaAGAATTTGAGCACACATCCTGATTTTATGAAGGACACAAAGACAGCTATAT TTGAAGCATTTAAACAAACTGATGAGGATTACCTCAATGAAGAGAAAGACCAGCAAAAAGATGCTGGTTCAACCGCGTCAACTGCTGTATTATTGGGTGACCGGCTGCTTGTTGCAAATGTTGGCGATTCTAGAGTGGTTGCCTGTATGGCTGGATCAG CTGTCCCTCTGTCTACTGATCACAAGCCTGATAGATCTGATGAACGCCAAAGGATTGAAGAGGCTGGAGGTTTCATCATTTGGGCAG gGACCTGGCGTGTTGGTGGCGTTCTTGCTGTTTCTCGTGCATTTGGCGATAAACTGCTTAAACCTTATGTAGTTGCTGAGCCTGAAATTCAG GAAGAAGAAATTGGTGGTGTAGATTTCATAATCATTGCAAGTGATGGGCTTTGGAATGTCATATCTAATAAG GATGCTGTGGCCTTAGTGCAGGACGTAACAGATGCAGAAGCTGCAGCTAGAAAACTTATAAAAGAAGCTTATGCACGAGGGAGCTCGGACAACATTACCTGTGTTGTTGTCCGGTTTGACAGCTCGTGA